The nucleotide sequence GAGGATCACGACGAGCAGGCCCGCGAAGACCCGGTCGGTGTAGAGCTCGTTGCGGTTCTGATAGATGTACCAGCCGAGGCCGCCCTTGCCGGAAGCCGCGCCGAATACGAGTTCGGCGGCGATCAGGGTGCGCCATGCAAAGGCCCAGCCGATCTTGAGGCCGGACAGGATCGCCGGCAGTGCCGCCGGGATCAGGATCTGCCAGACGTAGGCTAGCCCGGTCAGTCCGTAATTTCGGCCCGTCATCCGCAGGGTCTCGGGCACGCCTTGGAACCCGGCGAAGGTGTTGAGTGCCAGCGGCCAGAGGACCGCGTGGACCAGCACGAAGACGAGGCTGCCGTTGCCGAGCCCGAACCAGAGCAGCGCCAGCGGCAGCAGCGCGATGGCCGGGAGCGGATTGAACATCGCTGTCAGGGTCGAGAGCAGGTCGCGGCCGAACTGCGTCGAGACCGCAAGCGTCGTCAGCCCGAAGGCGAGGAGAGCGCCGATTGCGTAGCCCTGTGCCAGCACGGCGAGGGAAATGCGCACGCGCTCGATCAGCTCGCCGTCGGCCAGTCCCTCCGCGAGTGCGGAGAGGGTCGCGGTGAAGCTTGGCAGCAGGAGATCGTTGTCCTTGACCCGCGCCAGTCCCTCCCAGGCCGCTGCCAGGATCGCGAGGATCAGCGCCTTGCGCAGCCAGCCCTGCTGCCAGAGGCGCGCGCCGACTGGCAGGGCGCGGATGACGGGCGCCTCCACGAAGGGCGGCAGAACCTGGTCGACCTCTGGGCGGATTGGCGGCAGTGCGCGCGACGTCGTGGCGAACGCGGTCATGCGGCGCTCCCGTCAGCCTCGAACAGGCGCTCGTGGAGTCGCAGGGCGGCGGCCTGGAAGTCGCGGCTCCCGAGGCTCGTGAGATCAAAGGCGTGGCTGTTAATCTCGCTGCGCACCCGCCCCGGATGGGGCGAAAGCAGCGCCACCCGGTTCCCGACGACCAGCGCCTCCTCGATGGAGTGGGTCACGAACAGCAGGGTGAAGCGGACCTCTTCCCAGAGGGCTAGCAATTCCTCCTGCATCCGCCGCCGGGTCAGCGCGTCCAGAGCCGCAAAGGGTTCGTCCATCAGCAGCACCCGGGGCTGCATGGCGAGCGCCCGGGCGATGGCCACGCGCTGCTTCATGCCCCCCGAGAGCTGATGCGGATAGCTGTCGGCGAAGGGGGTGAGGCCGACCGTATCGATGACTTGGCGCGCCCGCTCGGCGGCCTCGCGCCGGCCGAGGCGGCGGGAGGCGCGTAAGGGGAAGGTGACGTTCTGCAGAACCGTCTTCCACGGCGGCAGCTGGTCGAACTCCTGGAACACGACGATGCGGTCCGGACCCGGGCCCCGCACCGGCACGCCGTCCAGGGTGATATCGCCCTCCACCGGCGGGATGAAACCCGCCACCGCCTTGAGCAGGGTGGACTTCCCGCAGCCCGATGGGCCGAGCAACACGAAGCGGTCCGCTTCGTACACGTCGAGGTTGATGCGATGCGTGGCGCGCACGACCCGCGCCGGAGTGCGGTATTCGAGGCTGACGCCCGAGATGCGCAGGAGTGGGTCTGGCAGGGCGGGAGCCGCCATGGCCGGGCCGCTCCAATCCGCCGTCTCCGGCTCCGGCGGCACGGCGCGGACGCTTGTTTCCGAGAGGGTCATGCGCCTGCTCAACTGCCGGTGGCAGTACGCGGACTGGCAAAGAAGTAGTCCGACAGGCTCTTCGGCTCGGTCTTGATCGCTCCGACCCGGTGCATGAACTGGCCGAGGCCGAGGGTGTTCTGCGGCTCGATCTTGAAGCTGACCTGCGGGTTCCTGATCACTTTGAGCAGTAATTCCCGGTCGAGCTTGCTGTTCGTCGCCTTGAGGTAGATGTCGGCGGCCTTCTCGGGGTTGGCCGTGACGAACTTTGCCGCCTCTTCAAGGGCCTCGACGAAGGCCGCGTAGGTCTTCGGACTTTCCGTGTAAAAGCGCTCGGTCGCGTACAGCACCGTCGAGGAGGACGGGCCGCCTTGGACATCGTAGGAGTTCAGAACGACGTGGGCGTTCGGGTTCTCGGCGAGTTCCTGATCTTGAAAGGGCGGATTGGCGAAGTGGCCGGTCACCTCAGTGCCGCCCTTGACGATCGCCGCCGTCGCCTCGGGGTGCGGGATGGCGACGGTCAGCTTGTCGAGCTTGGCGAAGTCCTTGTCGCCCCAGAGCTTGGCCGACGCCCATTGCAAGATGCGCGACTGGACCGATACGCCGACCGCCGGCACGGCAATGCGGTCGGCATCGGTGAAGTCCGCGATGGTCTTCACCCCCGGACGGTTGCTGACGAGGTAGTAGGGAAAGTTTCCAAGCGAGGCGACACCCTTCACGCCCTGCCGCCCGCGGGTGCGGTCCCACAGGGTGAAGAGCGGCCCCACGCCCGCGCCGCCGATATCGACGGCGCCGGAGAGCAGCGCATCGTTGACGGCCGAGCCGCCGGAGAGCTGAACGTACTCGACCGCAATATCGAGACCAGCTTCCTTGCCGTGCTTCTCGACGAGTTTCTGATCCTCAATGACATTGAGGAGCAGGTAGACGACGCCGAACTGCTTGGCGATGCGCAGCCGGCCCTCCACCGCCGCTGCCGGTCCGACCAGCAAGCCGGTCAGCGCGATGCCGCCGATCAGTGCGGCGACCCGCCCATACGACACGAAGTTTCGTCGCAACAGAAGCATGTCGATTTTCTCTGGCCTCGCCGTGCCGCAACAACGCATGGCGATCACAAAAGCGAGATGGAGATTTGACCTGTGAATGCTGTGCGGTCAATGAGATTAAGTATTACATTTCGCCGACAAAGAGGTATTATATTTTGCCGTGCGGACGATTTATAGACGAATTTTCGTTTTCACCATGAGCATCGAACGACAGGTCGGAGAGGACGGGCGAGCCCGCCCTGCCACGGTCGCGCGGCAGCGTCTACGCGGGGCGCTTGCGCTGGGACAGGCCTCAGGCAGCCTTGCCCGCCTGCGTCTCGCGGGCCCGGCTGCGGCGTCCGTCCGTGCTGACCGGAGCAACGCCCCGGATCGTCACTCGCCGCACCACGCGGGGCTCGTCGTCGTAATCGTCGACGGCCCGGTGTACCGTCGCCCGATTGTCCCAGATCGCCACGTCACCCTGGCGCCAGGACCAACGGACGGTGTTCTCGGGCCGCGTCGCGTGATCGTGGAAGATCGCGAGCAGGTGCTGCGAATCCGAGGTCGTCAGGCCGAGGATCCTTTGGATGAAATGCCCGACGATCAGCGAGCGCTCGCCACTTTCCGGATGGACATGAACCAATGGGTGCTCGGTCTCGTAGACGGTGCGGGTGAAGATCTCGTCGTACCGCCGCCGTCCGGCATCGGACGCGTTCACCCGTCCGCCCACGTAGTCGTAGACGTTCGAGTGCACGGCCCAGAGCCGGTCCGCGAGATCACGCAGGGCCTCCGGTAACTCGGCATAGGCCGCTTCCGTGTTGGCCCAGAGCGTATCGCCGCCATAGGCGGGAAGCGTCACCGCGCGGAGGATCGAGATCGCCGGGTAGTTCGGCACGAAGGTCACGTCGGTGTGCCAGGAGCTGGCACGCTCGCCCCGGCTGCCGTCGATGTCGAGGGTTCCCGCCGTGCCGTCGAGGGAGGGCACGGTCGGGTGCGGGATGAGATCTCCGAGAAGCCGCCCGAAGGCTTCGTGACCAGCCTCGTCCAGGGTCTGATCGCGGAAGAACACCACCTTGTGCCGGATCAGCGCCTGCCGGATCGCCGCGACCGTCGCGGCGTCGAGGTCGCCGGAGAGCGCGACGCCGCGGATCTCAGCACCGATGCGCCCGGCGACGCGGCGGATGTCCAAAGCCGGAGCGGAGGGATGGAGGGAATGGAGACCGGCACTCATCGAGAAGACTCCTCTGCGGGGAGATGGGATGACAAAAGGGCGCTCACGTCCTCGGCTGGGACCACACGATGTCCCGCACCTTGATGGGGCGAGGGATCAGGCCGAGCCGGAAGAACCGGTCGGCGGTGGTCTGCTGGGCGGTCAGGATCTCGTCCGAGAGCGGGCGGACGGCGAACTCCGTCCGGTCGGCGGCGACCTTCTGAACGGGATAGGGAACGCCGGTCACGGCCGCGAGCGATTGCGCGACCTCGTCGCGATGCGCCCGCGCCCAGCCCGCCGCCTCGGTCAGACCCGACAGAGCGCCGGCGATGAGGCTTGGATTCTTCTCGGCGAAGGTCCGGTTGGCGAGAAAGAAGGACGCGACGTCATGGGTCTGCCCGGTGGTCGCGAGCACGCGCGTCTCGCCGCGCGATTGCGCGAGGGCCAGATAGGGATCCCAGATCACCCAGGCATCGACGCTGTCGTTCGCGAAGGCAGAGCCAGCGTCGGAGGGCAGCAGGTGGGCCGGCTTAACGTCGGAGAAGCTCAGGGCCGCCTTTTCGAGGGCGGCGATGAGGAGATTGTGGCTGCTCGTCCCGCGCCCAACGGCGACGGTCTTGCCCTTCAGGTCGGCGACCGACCGGATCGGCGAATTCGCCTTGACCAGAATGGCCTCACCGTCGCGGGTCGGTGCCGCCGCGCCGACATAGACGAGGTTGCCCCCGGCCGCCTGTGAGAAGATGGGCGGGGCGTCGCCGGTATAGCCGAAATCGATTCCGCTTGCGTTCAGCGCTTCCAGCAGAGGCGGCCCGGCTTGGAACTCGACCCAGCGCACGGCAACGCCCTGCGGTGCCAGCTGCTTCTCAATCAGGCCCTGCTGACGGGCGACGACGACGAGGCCGACTTTCTGATAGCCGATCCTCAATTCCTGAGGGGCGTTCTGCGCCAGGGCGCCGGCTCCCAGAGAAAGGCCGAGTGCCAGGAATCCGAGACGGGTGGCGGCACGGCGTCTTGTCGTGGTCACGGCGAAGGCTCCTTTGGGTGAGATCGATGACGAGGGGAGCTATGCAACCGTCGGAGCTTGCCGCACCCACGCGCAACGACGGAGGCGGATAAGGCGATCGCCCCGGCAAGATCTGAAGCGGTGAGAACGGCTTATGCCGCCGGGCGGGGCATCGTTCGACGATAATCCTTTGAGGAATACGCTGGGTGAGCAGCTGCGGATATTTATGCCCCCGTTCAATCCGCCGTCAAAAGCATTAGAAACTCTAGTTTTGTTCGATGCCAAGCGAGTCTTTTATCGATCTGGCGATCCAGAGAACTTTTTCGTCCATTACACGGAAGTGGGACCGGCCGCGTGCCGAAAGGCATTGGCGGCATGGCGGGCGGGAAGGCGATTTCCCTCGCCGAAGAGCTTCCTGCGCAGGGAGCCGGGTGCATAGTCGGTCTTGTACAGGCCCCGGTACTGAAGCTCGGGGATTACGAGGTCGACGAAGTCCGAAAAGCTCTCCGGTACGACGATGCGGCTGAGGTTGAACCCATCCACCTCACCTTCCGCGACCCAGGATTGAAGCTCGTCCGCGATGGAGATGGCGTCGCCCGTGAGCACGGCGTAACGCCTGCCCAGGCCCATTTCCGCCAAGTGGTCGCGCTTGGTCAGCCCCCGCTTGGCGGCGACGGCGGTGGCCGATTGGATCGCGTTGCCCGGCGCGTAGGGGATCGCCTCGTCGAGGCCGTAACGGGCGAAGTCGATGCCCGTCGAGGCGGAGAAATGCGCGAGGCCGGCCTCGGCGCTGGCGTAGCGCATATATTCGGCGCGCTTGTCCTCGGCCTCGGCGCGGGTGCGGCCAGGGATAGCGGCATGCCGATGAAGACCTTCGAGTCCTGCGGGTCGCGCCCGGCGGCGACGGCCTCGGCGCGGATCGAGCGTGCGGCCTCGCGGGCCGACGGCTTATCCCGAACGGAGATGAAAACGCACTCGGCGTGTCGCCCGGCGAAGACCCGGCCCCGGCCGGAGGCGCCCGCCTGATAGAGCACGGGCGTCCGCTGGGGCGAAGGCTCGCAGAGGTGATAGCCGTCCAACGCCAGGAACTCGCCACGGTGGGAGATGGGGCAGATTCTGCCCGGATCGCTGAACACCCGCGCGTCGCGGTCCCGGCGCGCGGCGTCGTCGTCCCAGCTTCCCTCCCAGAGCCTGTAGAGCACCTCGAGGTACTCGTCGGCATAGTCGTAGCGCCGGTCATGGGCCGGCAGCGCCTCGCCCCGTCCGCGATGGGCGCTCTCCAGATAGCCGGTGACGATGTTCCAGCCGACCCGGCCGCCGGTAAGATGATCCAGCGTCGAGCTTCGCCGGGCGAAGGTGTAGGGCGTCTCCGCGAAGACGTTGACGGTGATGCCGAAGCCCAGATGCTCCGTCACCGCCGCCATGGCCGGGACGATGAGCGTCGGGTCGTTCACCGGCAGTTGCACGGCCTCCCGCGCCGTCACGTCAATGCCGCCGCCGTAGATGTCGTAGACGCCCAGAATGTCGGCGATGAATAGCCCGTCGAACAGGCCGCGTTCCAAGAGCTTCGCCTGGTCCGTCCAGTAGGGCAGCGTGTTGTACTCGCTGGAACGGTCGCGCGGATGGGTCCACGGGCCGTGGTTGATGTGGCCGACGCAGTTCATGTTGAACGCGTTGAGCCTGATCTGCTTGGCGGCAGAGGTCATCGTGCGCGGAGCCTCCGCACCACGGTGTCGCCCGTGAGCCCCTGGATGCGCTCGACGCCCGCCTGCAGGAGGTGCACCGGCCGGCCCGTCGCCGCGACGAGGGCCGAGAGATCGGGCGGCCTCGCACTGGAATAGGTGATCCGCAGGACGGCCTTCCTGCCCGTCACCGGGTGCGGCCTCAGGCGCGCGGCCAGATCGTCCGGCACGTCGCGGGTGAGCGGTGCGAGCAGCGCCCGTGGCGCTGGGTGCTCCGGCGCGCCGAAGACCCGCCAGACCGGCCCTGCTTCCGCGACCCTGCCGGCTTCCAGCACGACGACGTCTGTGCAGATCTCGCGGATCACGCTCATCTCGTGGGTGATGAGGATGATGGTAAGCCCCAGCCGCCGGTTGATGTCCCGCAGGAGCCCCAGGATCGAGAGGGTGGTCTCCGGGTCCAGCGCAGAGGTCGCCTCGTCGCAGAGCAGGATCTCCGGATCGCTCACCAGGGCGCGGGCGATGCCGACCCGCTGCTTCTGGCCGCCGGACAGGCGCGACGGGTAGGTCTCCGCCTTGCCCTCCAGGCCGACGAGGCGCAGCGCCTCCTCCACCCGCCGGGCGATCTCGCGCTTCTCCACGCCCGCCACCGTGTGCGGCAGGGCCACGTTCTACCGCACGGTCTTGGCCGAGAGCAGGTTGAAGTGCTGGAAGATCATGCCGATGCGGCGGCGCAGCGCCACGAGCCCGTCCGTGTCGAGAACGGCGATGGGCTCACCGTCGATGAACAAGCGGCCGGAACTCGGCTCCTCCAGCCGATTGACGGTGCGAAGCAGGGTCGATTTTCCCGCGCCCGAGCGGCCAATGATGCCGAAGACCGCGCCGGACGGGATTTCGAGACTCACGTCGTCGAGGGCCGGAATCTCGCCGCCCGCCGAGCTATAGGTCTTGGAGTTGCGATCGAATCGTACCGTTCCGCTGCCCTGAGGGTCCGCGCTCGCCCAGGTGGCGGGAGTCGCCTGTGGGCCGGCCGCGATCGACGCGACCGGAGGTGCCGCCCCGAGACTGTCCAAAGCCAAGCCGACCATCGTCAATTCTGCCGCGCGAGCAGGTAGAGCTTATCGCTGCCGGCGAAGGATTTGTGAATCTGCCGCTTAACGGCCTCGGATTTTTGGAAGATCTGGACGAATTTTCTGATCATCGGATCGTCCTTGCGCGACTCCTTGGTGACGAAGCTCACCGCGACCGGCTTATCCTCGATGCCGCAATAGATGAGCCCGCTCGTCGGGTCGAAGGTGCCGGCCGCGACGATGAAATGCGGGTAGCCTTGGGCGAGATCGACATCGCCGGTGATCCGCACGAGCTGCGGGCCCTCGACCTCGGTGAACTTCAGCTTCTTGGGGTTCTCGGTGATGTCGTCGATGGTGCCAAGGAGTCCGACGCCGTCCTTGAGCTTGATGAGCCCGGCTTTCTGCAACAGCAGCAGGCCGCGCCCCTGGTTGACCGGATCGTTGGCGATGGCCACCTTCCCGCCTACCGGGATCTGATCGAAGCTCTTATGCTTGAGGGAGAACAGCCCGATATTCTGCAGGATTCCGGCGCCGACGATGTCGAAGTGGTAGCCCTTCTGCTTGGATGCGTTCTCCATGAAAGGCCGGTGCTGGTAGAAATTCACGTCGATATCGCCGGCGTCGAGGGCGACGTTGGGCGTCGTCCAGTCGCTGAACTCGATGACCTTCACATCGATGCCCTAATCCTTGGCCTCCTTGGAGGCGGCCGTGACGGCGTCGCTGTAGGCGCCCGGGACGGTGCCGATCTTCAGGGTCTTGGCCCCGGCCGGCCCATGGGCTGCCATCGCACCTGTGCAGAGCAAGGCGATGGCGAGGGTCTTCAGGAAACGCATCGGTCGTGGGCTCCGGTCTGCCGCCGCGGCGAGGCCGGTGCAGCGTGGTCAGGTCGGAGGGAAGACGGCGGTCTCGGCCACCCGGCACCGGTCAGGTCGCGCGGACGGGGATCACCGAGCCGCGGTAGCGGGTGCGGATGAAGGCGGCGACCTCGGCCGAGGTCAGCAGCGAGGCGAGTCGCAACACGCGAGGGTCCTTGGCTAAGCCCTCCGTCGTGACGAGAACATTCGCATACGGATTGCCATCGGCCCTTTCGAGGGCCAGCGCGTCCCGCGCGGGTTCCAACCCGCCTTCCAGCGCGTAATTGCCGTTGATCACTGCGAGCACGACGTCGTCGAGGGAGCGCGGCAATTGCGGGGGCGCGATCTCGACGAAGCGAAAGCTCCTTGGGTTCTCGACGACGTCGTCCAGGGTGAGGTTGACACCGGGCTCCGCAGAACGCAGCCGGATCAGCCCGTTGGCTTGCAACAGCAATAGGCCGCGGCTCGTATTTGAGACGCTGTTCGAGAGAGAGACGATCCCGCCGGCCGGCACGTCCGCCAGCGATTTGACCCGCCGGCTGTACAAGCCCAGTGGCTCGATATGCACCGCCGCGACCACGGCGAAGCGCATTCCCATCGCGGCCTCTTCCGATCGGAGGAAGGGCACATGCTGGAAGAAGTTCGCGTCGGCGTCCCGGTCCCGCAGCAGGGCATTGGGACGAAGGTCGCCCGAAATCTCGATGATCTTCAGCGGCAGTTCGGGACCAAGCTTCTCGGTCACGAATTCCAGGATTTCCGCATGTGGGACCGAGGACGCCACGACCCGCAGTGGCGTCGACGCGGCTCGAGCCGATCCCATGCTCAAGGCCAGGGCGCCGGACAGGAAGACGCGACGGGTCGATATAGGCACGGCGCTGGCTTTTCAGAGTGATCTCAATGATTAGTGGTCGTCTTTGTACCCAAAATTACTGAGGAGCATCAAGAGTACGGGTTGCCGAACTTTCGGCCAGACGAAGGCGATCGTTCCCGTTGACCGCCATTTGACGGCGACGATTTTCTTCCGCCAGAGGGTGCTCACGCCGCTAAAGGCCAGGTCCGCTCTTGGCACGAACGGTGCGTATCGACGCATGACCAGGATGGGTGCGAAGAAGGTCCGGTTTCGGGCAACGAACTGATGTCTGCTCATGGCGCACAGCTGAACAAGTTGAGCGCAAACTCCTGGTGCCTTCCAGACGTTCAACGCTGCCCTTTCCAAGGTCCGCTTCGCCGCAGCTAGAGAAAACCATACCCGCAACGCCGCCCCGTCGTGTCGGTCGGGAAAGAGAGGGCGGGGTCACAGCACCGGCATCTTGTTGACGTCGCAGGTCCCGGTCCGGCGTCCGGACTGCACCTCCGTCATGGTCATGTTCTTGCCGCCCATCTGCATGGCGATGCGGCCGCGGAATGAGGTCGGCGCCAGCAGGTAGCGCGCGCTCGCGTGGGCCGAGTTCTTGCCCTCGCAAGCGATGTCGAAGGTGAGTTCGCTTCCGTCCTGGCGGACGTTCGAGACGGGACAACGGGCCAGCGGGTTGTTGTCGCTCAGGACCGTGATGCCGTGGTTGTTGCCCTTGGTCTCCGATGTCAGGCAGAGCCGGACCACCTTCTTGCCGGTCATGTCATCCAGATGGGGCAGTTCGAGCTTCAGCCAATGACGGCGTGGGTCAGCTCATCTTCGTCGGCCAGCAGGGTTGGCACATAGCGCTGCGTGCCCCAGTGCTGGCCGACGATCCGGCAGGCGTGACGTTCCGAGAGGCCATACTTCTCCCGGATGCCGGCCACCGCCTGCCGGCGTCGCTCGGGGGCGAACCAAGGTTCCCGAAGCGACGTCCGCCAGCACTGCTTCTCCAGGGATAGATCGGCCACGAGGCGGCGCAACCGAGCATTCTCGCGCTCAAGATCCTTCATCTTCCTGGCCTGATCGACCTGGAGGCCGCCGTACACCTTGCGCCAGGGGTAATAGCTCTGCGCAGAGATCTCTGCCTCCTGAGCGGAGCCAAAGCCAAACTCTTGCCCTGTGCTGTCTGCACCTCGATCTGGCGCAGCTTCAGCACGACCTGCTCCGCGCGCGTCTTCTGTCCTCGCCGCATGTCCGACGCCTTCGGTCCTGGCTGATCCTCTCAATCAGCCCGGTCCAAAACCAGCCGGTCAGGTCAAGTTTGTGCCCATGGCGTCAGCAGGCCGCTCGGATGTCACAGCCCCTTCGAACTCGGCCATGTGTGGGAGGACGTGGAACCCGCCAGACAATCTGTAAGAGCGCGCCTCGAAGTTCGCTCGCCCCTGGTCTGGGGCGAGATCTTGCTGAAGGCTTAATGAACCGCAACGCCATTCCTTGGCTTTACCAAGATGCACAACAGGTGACCGCCATGCTCGCGAACGTTGACGCCCTGCTGCTCGCGAGATGGCAGTTCGGGTTCACGGTGGCCTTCCACATCGTGTTCCCGGCCTTCTCCATCGGCCTCGCCAGCTACCTGGCGGTGCTGGAGGGTCTGTGGCTGGCGACCGACCGGCAGGTGTTCATCGACCTGTTCCGGTACTGGATCAAGATCTTCGCCATCGGCTTCGCCATGGGCGTCGTGTCGGGCCTCGTCATGTCCTACCAATTCGGCACGAACTGGTCGGTCTACGCCGACAAGACGGGTCCCGTGCTCGGCCCGTTGATGGCCTACGAGGTGCTCACGGCCTTCTTCCTGGAGGCGGGCTTCCTGGGGGTGATGCTGTTCGGCATGCGAAAGGTCGGGCCGCGCCTGCACTTCCTCGCCACCCTGATGGTGGCCATCGGCACCTTCTTCTCGGCGTTCTGGATCCTGTCCGTGAACTCCTGGATGCAGACGCCGCAGGGGCACACGGTCAACGCGGCCGGCCAATTCGTGCCGGCCGACTGGTGGGCCATCATCTTCAACCCATCCTTCCCCTTCCGCCTCGTCCACATGGTCCTGGCCGCCTACCTGACCACCGCGCTCGTTGTGGGCGCGGTCGGCGCCTGGCACCTGCTGCGCGACCGCACCAACGAGGGCGCGCGGACGATGTTCTCGATGGCGATGTGGATGATCGCCGTCGTGGCGCCGATTCAGATCCTGGCCGGCGACGCCCACGGCCTGAACACGCTGGAGCACCAGCCGACCAAGGTCATGGCCATGGAGGGCCACTTCCAGAGCCACCCGGACGGCGCGCCGCTGATCCTGTTCGGCCTGCCCGACCAGGAGGCCGCCACGGTCCGCTACGCGATCGAGGTGCCGAAAC is from Methylobacterium radiodurans and encodes:
- a CDS encoding MetQ/NlpA family ABC transporter substrate-binding protein, whose protein sequence is MGSARAASTPLRVVASSVPHAEILEFVTEKLGPELPLKIIEISGDLRPNALLRDRDADANFFQHVPFLRSEEAAMGMRFAVVAAVHIEPLGLYSRRVKSLADVPAGGIVSLSNSVSNTSRGLLLLQANGLIRLRSAEPGVNLTLDDVVENPRSFRFVEIAPPQLPRSLDDVVLAVINGNYALEGGLEPARDALALERADGNPYANVLVTTEGLAKDPRVLRLASLLTSAEVAAFIRTRYRGSVIPVRAT
- a CDS encoding TauD/TfdA dioxygenase family protein, producing MSAGLHSLHPSAPALDIRRVAGRIGAEIRGVALSGDLDAATVAAIRQALIRHKVVFFRDQTLDEAGHEAFGRLLGDLIPHPTVPSLDGTAGTLDIDGSRGERASSWHTDVTFVPNYPAISILRAVTLPAYGGDTLWANTEAAYAELPEALRDLADRLWAVHSNVYDYVGGRVNASDAGRRRYDEIFTRTVYETEHPLVHVHPESGERSLIVGHFIQRILGLTTSDSQHLLAIFHDHATRPENTVRWSWRQGDVAIWDNRATVHRAVDDYDDEPRVVRRVTIRGVAPVSTDGRRSRARETQAGKAA
- a CDS encoding sulfonate ABC transporter substrate-binding protein is translated as MTTTRRRAATRLGFLALGLSLGAGALAQNAPQELRIGYQKVGLVVVARQQGLIEKQLAPQGVAVRWVEFQAGPPLLEALNASGIDFGYTGDAPPIFSQAAGGNLVYVGAAAPTRDGEAILVKANSPIRSVADLKGKTVAVGRGTSSHNLLIAALEKAALSFSDVKPAHLLPSDAGSAFANDSVDAWVIWDPYLALAQSRGETRVLATTGQTHDVASFFLANRTFAEKNPSLIAGALSGLTEAAGWARAHRDEVAQSLAAVTGVPYPVQKVAADRTEFAVRPLSDEILTAQQTTADRFFRLGLIPRPIKVRDIVWSQPRT
- a CDS encoding ABC transporter permease translates to MTAFATTSRALPPIRPEVDQVLPPFVEAPVIRALPVGARLWQQGWLRKALILAILAAAWEGLARVKDNDLLLPSFTATLSALAEGLADGELIERVRISLAVLAQGYAIGALLAFGLTTLAVSTQFGRDLLSTLTAMFNPLPAIALLPLALLWFGLGNGSLVFVLVHAVLWPLALNTFAGFQGVPETLRMTGRNYGLTGLAYVWQILIPAALPAILSGLKIGWAFAWRTLIAAELVFGAASGKGGLGWYIYQNRNELYTDRVFAGLLVVILIGLFVENVVFATLERMTVRRWGVVR
- a CDS encoding DUF3617 domain-containing protein; its protein translation is MTGKKVVRLCLTSETKGNNHGITVLSDNNPLARCPVSNVRQDGSELTFDIACEGKNSAHASARYLLAPTSFRGRIAMQMGGKNMTMTEVQSGRRTGTCDVNKMPVL
- a CDS encoding cytochrome ubiquinol oxidase subunit I; amino-acid sequence: MLANVDALLLARWQFGFTVAFHIVFPAFSIGLASYLAVLEGLWLATDRQVFIDLFRYWIKIFAIGFAMGVVSGLVMSYQFGTNWSVYADKTGPVLGPLMAYEVLTAFFLEAGFLGVMLFGMRKVGPRLHFLATLMVAIGTFFSAFWILSVNSWMQTPQGHTVNAAGQFVPADWWAIIFNPSFPFRLVHMVLAAYLTTALVVGAVGAWHLLRDRTNEGARTMFSMAMWMIAVVAPIQILAGDAHGLNTLEHQPTKVMAMEGHFQSHPDGAPLILFGLPDQEAATVRYAIEVPKLSSLILKHGLDEPLKGLDTVPRENWPPVPVVFWSFRVMVGLGLLMLLLGCLSLLARYRGGLYQWAGLHRFALAMGPAGFVAVLAGWITTEVGRQPFTVYGILRTAESASPLHAPAVASSLIAFVLIYFAVFGMGILYILHLMAKSPTRGEHGIEPGAPIRTAGITPAPSVDLGRSPQPAE
- a CDS encoding ABC transporter ATP-binding protein, translating into MAAPALPDPLLRISGVSLEYRTPARVVRATHRINLDVYEADRFVLLGPSGCGKSTLLKAVAGFIPPVEGDITLDGVPVRGPGPDRIVVFQEFDQLPPWKTVLQNVTFPLRASRRLGRREAAERARQVIDTVGLTPFADSYPHQLSGGMKQRVAIARALAMQPRVLLMDEPFAALDALTRRRMQEELLALWEEVRFTLLFVTHSIEEALVVGNRVALLSPHPGRVRSEINSHAFDLTSLGSRDFQAAALRLHERLFEADGSAA
- a CDS encoding ABC transporter substrate-binding protein — its product is MLLLRRNFVSYGRVAALIGGIALTGLLVGPAAAVEGRLRIAKQFGVVYLLLNVIEDQKLVEKHGKEAGLDIAVEYVQLSGGSAVNDALLSGAVDIGGAGVGPLFTLWDRTRGRQGVKGVASLGNFPYYLVSNRPGVKTIADFTDADRIAVPAVGVSVQSRILQWASAKLWGDKDFAKLDKLTVAIPHPEATAAIVKGGTEVTGHFANPPFQDQELAENPNAHVVLNSYDVQGGPSSSTVLYATERFYTESPKTYAAFVEALEEAAKFVTANPEKAADIYLKATNSKLDRELLLKVIRNPQVSFKIEPQNTLGLGQFMHRVGAIKTEPKSLSDYFFASPRTATGS